A genomic segment from Thermostichus lividus PCC 6715 encodes:
- a CDS encoding Uma2 family endonuclease — translation MIAVKTQDRYFTPEEYFAWEAQQLEKHELIDGRVHAMSGGTKNHSVIAINSLLLIRSHLRGSQCQVFNSDLKIRILHTANYTYPDLSVTCDDRDREHPLYITYPCLIVEVLLPSTEAYDRGKKFDRYRRNPNLIDYVLVSSDEMAIDIYHRKDTGEWVILSYREGDRVDLKSINLSLPIEQFYEEVVFESSTTEDENGSEKITL, via the coding sequence ATGATTGCTGTCAAAACACAAGATCGTTACTTTACTCCCGAAGAGTATTTTGCTTGGGAAGCACAGCAGTTAGAAAAGCACGAACTGATTGACGGTCGGGTTCATGCGATGAGTGGTGGGACAAAAAATCATAGCGTGATTGCCATAAATTCCTTGTTGTTGATTCGATCGCACTTGCGAGGAAGTCAATGTCAGGTTTTCAACTCGGATTTGAAGATTAGGATTCTCCATACAGCCAACTACACCTATCCAGACTTGAGCGTAACTTGTGACGACCGCGATCGCGAGCATCCGCTCTATATTACCTATCCTTGCCTAATTGTAGAGGTTTTATTACCAAGTACCGAGGCTTACGATCGCGGCAAAAAGTTTGATCGGTACCGTCGCAATCCTAATTTAATTGATTATGTGTTGGTCAGTTCTGATGAGATGGCGATTGATATTTATCATAGAAAAGATACGGGCGAATGGGTAATCCTGAGTTATAGAGAGGGCGATCGCGTAGATTTGAAGAGTATCAATCTAAGTTTACCGATCGAGCAGTTCTACGAAGAAGTGGTTTTTGAGTCATCAACAACTGAAGATGAGAATGGTTCAGAGAAAATCACACTATAA
- a CDS encoding UPF0175 family protein has protein sequence MLMQELKLKLPLEVSPDEVKLLLAIKLYEVGKLSIGQAAKVAGYSKRAFMEILGHYQVPIFSYSPDELAAEVDLLS, from the coding sequence ATGTTGATGCAAGAATTAAAACTAAAATTGCCCCTTGAAGTTTCACCAGATGAAGTCAAACTGTTATTAGCCATTAAGTTATATGAAGTTGGCAAACTCTCGATCGGTCAGGCGGCAAAAGTAGCGGGCTATTCCAAACGGGCATTTATGGAGATTTTGGGGCATTACCAAGTGCCTATATTTTCCTATTCCCCTGATGAATTAGCCGCAGAAGTTGATCTGTTGTCATGA
- a CDS encoding DUF3368 domain-containing protein — MTQTPIITDSGCLIALERIDRLDILSSLFGEVWIPPAVSQEFGSSLSWLKVVVPKDQGMVAALSLSVDDGEAQAIALAYEYQYRLIVDDLKARKVAQGLGLKITGTIGILIFAQKRGIIASIQDAIVSLEAVGFYMSDALKLQALKLVDNVSADVSGGGDSVKPTLGER; from the coding sequence ATGACTCAAACTCCGATCATTACTGACAGTGGATGCTTAATTGCTTTGGAGCGGATCGATCGCTTGGATATTCTATCTAGCTTGTTTGGTGAGGTGTGGATTCCCCCCGCTGTCTCTCAGGAATTCGGTAGTAGTTTATCTTGGCTTAAGGTTGTAGTTCCAAAAGATCAAGGAATGGTTGCGGCGCTTTCACTTTCGGTTGATGATGGCGAAGCACAGGCGATCGCCCTTGCCTACGAATATCAATATCGATTGATTGTGGATGACCTAAAAGCTCGGAAAGTAGCTCAAGGCTTGGGTCTAAAAATCACGGGAACTATCGGAATCTTGATTTTTGCTCAGAAAAGGGGAATAATTGCCTCGATTCAAGATGCGATCGTGTCGCTGGAAGCCGTTGGCTTTTATATGAGTGATGCCTTGAAATTACAAGCGTTAAAGTTGGTAGATAATGTTTCAGCAGATGTTAGCGGAGGTGGCGATTCGGTAAAGCCGACGCTAGGCGAACGATGA
- a CDS encoding restriction endonuclease subunit S, which produces MSEWKIINIGQLGSFRNGLNFSQDDYGSGFSIINVKQLYGGRFVQINNLMEVKKSTVRNLDSLALKYGDILFARSSVKASGAGQVAMVNVHPINCVFSGFIIRFRIEALDQAYPLFINYLLRSPEYREILTRIGSGTTITNLTQETLSGLEICLPPLTEQKAIAHILGSLDDKIELNRRMNETLEAMARAIFKDWFVDFGPTRAKIEGRAPYLPEPIWSLFPDAIDPQSGLPVGWEKKPLPEVIDFKEGPGIRNWQYTNSEEGTRFINIRCIQDNDLNLKTANRITDDEANGKYSHFHLREWDIVVSTSGTLGRSAIVRKEHLPLVLNTSVIRFRPIDQKITKSFLFLYLNSPYFLEELMAMASGSVQKNFGPMHLKKMRVLTPPFDLVCQFEKRAGSLLNKVICNRSESDSLAELRDRLLPKLMSGEIRVKDAEKIVEEVL; this is translated from the coding sequence ATGAGTGAGTGGAAAATAATTAACATTGGACAACTAGGCAGTTTTCGTAATGGCTTGAACTTTTCTCAAGATGATTACGGCTCTGGTTTTTCAATCATAAATGTTAAACAGCTTTATGGTGGAAGGTTTGTACAAATCAACAATTTAATGGAGGTTAAAAAATCAACAGTTCGGAACCTTGATAGTTTAGCACTAAAGTATGGAGACATTTTATTTGCGCGGTCGTCAGTCAAAGCATCAGGTGCAGGTCAAGTCGCAATGGTTAATGTACATCCCATAAACTGTGTTTTTAGTGGGTTTATTATTCGTTTTCGTATTGAGGCACTTGATCAAGCTTATCCTCTATTCATAAACTATCTTCTAAGGTCGCCAGAATACCGAGAAATTCTGACTAGGATTGGGAGTGGGACAACTATTACTAACCTTACCCAAGAAACGCTATCTGGTTTAGAGATTTGCTTACCCCCACTTACTGAACAAAAAGCGATCGCCCACATTTTGGGCAGTCTCGACGACAAGATCGAACTGAATCGGCGGATGAACGAAACGCTGGAGGCAATGGCAAGGGCGATCTTCAAAGATTGGTTTGTGGACTTTGGACCCACCCGCGCCAAAATCGAGGGTCGCGCCCCCTACCTACCAGAGCCGATCTGGTCGCTGTTCCCTGATGCGATCGATCCTCAGTCGGGCTTGCCCGTTGGGTGGGAAAAGAAACCGTTGCCTGAAGTTATCGACTTTAAAGAGGGTCCAGGAATCAGGAATTGGCAATATACTAATTCGGAAGAAGGGACTCGTTTTATAAATATTCGATGTATTCAAGATAACGATCTAAATCTTAAAACAGCAAATCGCATAACTGATGATGAAGCAAATGGTAAATATTCTCACTTTCACTTGAGAGAGTGGGACATTGTTGTGTCCACTTCTGGCACGCTGGGTAGAAGTGCAATAGTGCGTAAGGAACATTTACCTCTCGTTTTAAATACCAGCGTCATCAGGTTTAGACCCATTGATCAGAAAATTACAAAATCTTTTTTGTTTTTATATTTAAATAGTCCATATTTTCTCGAAGAACTAATGGCGATGGCTTCAGGAAGTGTTCAAAAAAATTTTGGGCCAATGCACCTAAAAAAGATGAGAGTTTTAACTCCACCATTTGATCTTGTATGCCAGTTTGAAAAAAGAGCAGGTAGTCTTCTCAACAAAGTTATATGCAATCGATCCGAGTCTGATTCACTAGCAGAACTGCGCGATCGCCTATTACCCAAGCTCATGTCAGGGGAGATTCGGGTAAAAGATGCTGAGAAAATAGTAGAGGAAGTGTTATAG
- a CDS encoding type II toxin-antitoxin system VapC family toxin, translated as MRVYLDTSVFHRPFDDQSQAKIFLETQATILIFQVIESRQIELVVSEVLEYEISRNPKQEQTLFVLTYFRFATHNQTLTPAIKDRAKKLQESGIKLLDALHVACAEAANCNYMLTCDRRLINRCTSLTISVLNPVDFILELGNEG; from the coding sequence GTGAGGGTTTACCTAGACACTAGCGTTTTTCACCGTCCATTTGATGACCAATCCCAAGCCAAAATCTTTTTAGAAACTCAGGCTACTATATTGATTTTTCAAGTCATTGAGAGTCGACAAATAGAACTTGTCGTTTCTGAGGTATTGGAATATGAAATCAGCCGCAATCCCAAGCAAGAGCAAACCTTATTTGTCCTTACATACTTTCGGTTTGCTACTCACAACCAGACACTTACACCAGCGATCAAAGATCGTGCTAAAAAACTACAAGAAAGTGGCATAAAATTATTAGATGCCTTACATGTTGCTTGTGCTGAAGCCGCAAACTGCAACTATATGCTAACCTGTGATAGACGGCTCATCAACCGTTGTACTAGCTTGACTATTTCCGTTCTTAATCCAGTAGATTTTATTTTGGAGTTGGGCAATGAGGGTTAA
- a CDS encoding Uma2 family endonuclease, with protein sequence MYAVISREKIQLPPGSVMRMPGTWQDYCTLRDSRGDGSIPRIKYRDGEILLMSPLPRHGREANILADVVKILLDSENRNYEAFTPITMDIPEVGGIEPDYCFYIDNWQAAVGKDRINWQTDPPPDLVIEIDVTTYTAAEDYAPYGVSEVWLLEKSGLKMYALQGETYALQTRSRYFPGVDLPELIAQVFATAAEQGTGVALRNLRQQLMR encoded by the coding sequence ATGTATGCTGTCATCTCCCGTGAAAAAATCCAACTTCCCCCCGGTAGCGTCATGCGAATGCCCGGCACCTGGCAAGACTACTGCACTCTACGCGATAGTCGCGGCGACGGCTCCATCCCCCGCATCAAGTATCGCGACGGAGAAATTTTGCTGATGAGTCCCCTACCCCGCCACGGACGCGAAGCTAATATTCTGGCTGATGTGGTTAAAATCCTCCTCGATAGCGAAAATCGCAATTACGAAGCCTTTACCCCCATCACAATGGATATTCCTGAAGTAGGGGGCATTGAACCCGACTACTGCTTCTACATCGATAACTGGCAGGCAGCCGTCGGCAAAGACCGCATCAATTGGCAGACCGATCCGCCCCCGGATCTGGTGATTGAAATTGACGTGACCACCTATACCGCTGCTGAAGATTATGCCCCTTACGGTGTTTCTGAAGTCTGGCTGCTCGAAAAAAGTGGTTTAAAGATGTATGCCCTGCAAGGGGAAACCTATGCACTTCAAACCCGCAGTCGCTATTTTCCAGGGGTGGATCTGCCTGAACTCATTGCTCAAGTGTTCGCTACCGCCGCTGAACAAGGTACAGGCGTTGCGCTCCGCAACTTGCGCCAACAATTAATGCGCTAA